A single window of Nicotiana sylvestris chromosome 5, ASM39365v2, whole genome shotgun sequence DNA harbors:
- the LOC104241718 gene encoding probable LRR receptor-like serine/threonine-protein kinase At5g10290: protein MELNLICNMELFLAVLILSCLYSFVAPDAQGDALFALKRSLNASSDQLSDWNQNQVNPCTWSKITCDDNSNVIMVSLSNMGFAGTLTPRLGVLKNLNTLSLQGNGITGKIPEQLGNLTGLTMLDLENNRLSGEIPASLGNLKKLQFLFLSQNNLTGTIPESLSGLLNLINLQLALNDLTGKVPDSLFQVPKYNFSDNHLNCGLNFSHRCVSDNEGSPSKSKTGLVIGIVGGFLGIILLGGFMLFFWRGRNKGYKREIFVDVPGEVDRRIPFGQLRRFAWRELQLATDNFNEKNVLGQGGFGKVYKGVLNDSTKVAVKRLTDYESPGGDAAFQREVEMISVAVHRNLLRLIGFCTTPTERLLVYPYMQNLSVAYRLREIKPGETVLDWATRKHVALGTARGLEYLHEHCNPKIIHRDVKAANVLLDEDFEAVVGDFGLAKLVDVRKTNVTTQVRGTMGHIAPEYLSTGKSSEKTDVFGYGIMLLEIVTGQRAIDFSRLEEEDDVLLLDHVKKLQREKRLDAIVDRNLHKNYNMDEVEMMIQVALLCTQGSPEDRPAMSEVVRMLEGEGLAERWEEWQHVEVTRRQEYERLQRRFDWGEDSIYNQDAVELSGGR, encoded by the exons ATGGAATTGAACCTCATATGCAATATGGAACTGTTCTTAGCAGTTCTGATATTATCATGTCTCTATTCATTTGTCGCACCAGATGCCCAGG GAGATGCACTGTTTGCATTGAAGAGGTCACTAAACGCTTCGAGTGATCAACTTTCTGATTGGAACCAGAATCAAGTTAACCCATGCACTTGGTCAAAAATAACTTGTGATGACAACAGCAATGTCATCATGGT GTCACTATCAAATATGGGGTTCGCTGGCACTTTAACTCCAAGATTAGGTGTTCTAAAGAATCTCAATACTCT TTCCTTGCAAGGAAATGGAATAACCGGTAAAATTCCTGAACAGCTAGGAAATTTAACCGGCTTGACCATGTTAGATCTGGAAAATAACCGTTTGTCCGGAGAAATACCAGCTTCCCTAGGCAATCTGAAAAAGCTTCAGTTTCT GTTTTTGAGTCAAAACAATCTGACCGGGACAATCCCTGAGTCGCTTTCAGGCCTTCTCAACTTGATTAATCT TCAGCTTGCTTTAAATGATCTTACTGGAAAAGTTCCTGACAGTTTGTTCCAAGTCCCAAAATACAA TTTTTCAGATAACCATTTGAATTGTGGCTTAAACTTCAGTCATCGTTGTGTATCTGACAATGAAG GTTCTCCAAGTAAATCAAAAACTGGGCTCGTAATTGGTATTGTTGGTGGATTTCTTGGAATTATCCTTCTTGGGGGATTTATGCTATTTTTCTGGCGGGGAAGGAACAAAGGCTACAAACGTGAAATCTTTGTTGATGTTCCAG GTGAGGTTGACCGGCGAATTCCATTTGGTCAATTGAGGAGATTTGCATGGAGGGAATTGCAGCTTGCTACCGATAACTTTAATGAAAAGAATGTTCTTGGACAGGGAGGTTTTGGCAAGGTTTATAAAGGAGTGCTCAATGACAGCACTAAAGTTGCTGTGAAACGATTAACCGACTATGAGAGTCCTGGGGGAGATGCTGCATTTCAGCGTGAAGTCGAGATGATCAGTGTGGCTGTTCATAGGAATCTTTTGCGGCTTATAGGATTTTGCACCACACCGACTGAACGCTTGCTAGTATACCCATATATGCAGAACCTAAGTGTTGCCTATCGTCTACGAG AAATTAAACCTGGAGAAACTGTTTTAGATTGGGCAACCAGGAAGCATGTGGCACTGGGCACTGCACGTGGACTTGAGTACCTGCACGAACACTGTAATCCAAAAATTATTCACCGTGATGTTAAAGCAGCTAATGTTTTACTAGATGAAGATTTTGAAGCTGTAGTTGGTGATTTTGGCTTGGCAAAGTTAGTTGATGTTAGGAAAACCAATGTGACAACTCAAGTTCGTGGTACAATGGGCCATATAGCTCCCGAGTACTTGTCCACAGGGAAATCATCAGAAAAAACTGATGTTTTTGGATATGGAATCATGCTTTTGGAGATTGTAACTGGTCAACGTGCAATAGACTTCTCACGcctagaagaagaagatgatgtcTTGTTACTTGACCAT GTCAAAAAACTGCAAAGGGAGAAAAGGCTAGATGCTATTGTTGACCGCAATCTGCACAAAAACTATAATATGGATGAAGTAGAGATGATGATTCAAGTTGCATTGCTTTGCACTCAAGGATCGCCAGAGGACCGTCCAGCAATGTCAGAGGTAGTACGAATGCTGGAAGGAGAAGGGCTTGCTGAGCGGTGGGAAGAATGGCAGCATGTCGAAGTTACACGTAGGCAAGAATACGAGAGACTACAACGACGATTTGACTGGGGCGAAGATTCAATCTATAATCAGGACGCCGTTGAGTTATCTGGTGGAAGATGA